In Oryza sativa Japonica Group chromosome 2, ASM3414082v1, the following are encoded in one genomic region:
- the LOC4330827 gene encoding galactoside 2-alpha-L-fucosyltransferase, which yields MDLKERIRRSPTPPTQGEELLAASPAGPRGGRKGRAVVLPLSAAALVACAVVLLLLAGGSAARRGQFVGADPTVLPSRGGGVGDLHLSQSKSNDGENVTIASSEVVNDKLLGGLLTTGFDEQSCLSRYQSVLYRKASSHFPSAYLLERLREHEALQKKCGPHTESYKKAIEQLKAGQGAKVMECNYLVWVAYSGLGNRILTMASAFLYAILTRRVLLVDSDKGTADLFCEPFPETSWLLPPKFPIKQFKNFSNGSPESYGNMLKNKAIRSNPAFLYLHMAHDYSDYDKLFFCEDNQQYLRNIPWLILKSDNYFVPSLFLIPAYQEELTRLFPQRDSVFHHLGRYLFHPSNVVWGMVTRYYDSYLARADERLGIQIRVFDPEPGPFQHVLDQVLACTLKENLLPAINSKQPIVSTRHSRLKSVLITSLNSGYYEKIRSMYWEHPTTNGEMISFHQPSHEEHQNSDKKMHNMKAWAEIYLLSLSDVMVTSAWSTFGYVAQGLSGLRPWLLFKPENRIAPDPPCRQVLSMEPCFHAPPFYDCKAKRGADTGKFVPYVSHCEDMSWGLKLVDQSEW from the exons ATGGACCTCAAGGAGcggatccgccgctcgccgacgccTCCGACGCAGGGGGAGGAGCTactggcggcgtcgccggccgggccgcgcggcgggaggaagggacGGGCGGTGGTGCTGCCGCTGTCAGCCGCGGCGCTCGTGGCGTGCGCGGTCGTCCTGCTCCTGCTCGCCGGGGGCTCCGCGGCGCGGAGGGGACAGTTCGTCGGCGCTGATCCTACCGTCCTCCCATCACGGGGCGGTGGCGTTGGCGACTTGCACCTGTCCCAGTCGAAATCGAACGATG GAGAAAATGTCACTATAGCATCTTCGGAAGTTGTCAACGACAAACTACTGGGTGGTTTGTTAACTACTGGATTTGATGAACAATCATGTCTAAGCAGATATCAATCTGTACTATACCGTAAAGCATCATCCCATTTTCCATCTGCATATCTTCTGGAGAGACTAAGGGAACATGAGGCACTTCAAAAGAAGTGTGGTCCACATACTGAATCATACAAGAAAGCTATTGAGCAGCTAAAGGCTGGACAGGGGGCTAAGGTTATGGAGTGCAACTATTTGGTATGGGTAGCTTACAGTGGTCTGGGGAACAGGATCTTGACAATGGCTTCAGCATTCCTGTATGCTATCCTCACTAGAAGAGTTTTACTTGTCGACAGTGATAAAGGCACTGCAGATCTTTTCTGTGAACCATTCCCTGAAACATCATGGTTACTACCGCCAAAATTCCCTATTAAGCAGTTCAAGAATTTCAGTAATGGTTCTCCTGAGAGTTATGGAAACATGCTGAAAAACAAAGCTATTCGTTCTAACCCTGCTTTTCTTTATCTTCATATGGCTCATGATTACAGTGACTATGATAAGCTATTTTTCTGTGAAGATAATCAGCAATATCTTCGAAATATCCCATGGCTGATCCTAAAATCAGATAATTACTTTGTACCATCACTTTTCCTGATTCCAGCATATCAAGAGGAACTCACAAGGCTTTTCCCTCAGAGAGATTCCGTTTTCCATCACTTGGGACGTTACTTGTTTCACCCTAGCAatgttgtgtggggcatggtcaCAAGGTATTATGATTCTTATCTAGCCAGAGCTGATGAAAGGCTGGGTATCCAGATCAGAGTCTTTGATCCTGAACCAGGACCATTTCAGCACGTCTTGGATCAGGTTCTTGCATGCACGCTAAAGGAAAACCTATTGCCAGCAATCAACAGTAAACAGCCAATTGTCTCAACAAGGCATTCTAGATTAAAATCTGTCCTAATCACTTCTCTGAATTCAGGATACTATGAGAAGATCAGAAGCATGTACTGGGAACATCCAACCACGAACGGTGAGATGATCAGCTTCCACCAGCCAAGCCATGAGGAACATCAGAACTCAGACAAGAAAATGCATAACATGAAAGCATGGGCTGAGATTTATCTGTTAAGCTTATCTGATGTTATGGTCACCAGTGCTTGGTCAACCTTTGGGTATGTTGCTCAGGGTCTCAGTGGTTTGAGGCCATGGCTATTATTCAAGCCCGAAAACCGCATCGCACCTGATCCACCTTGCCGTCAAGTTTTGTCCATGGAACCTTGCTTTCATGCTCCACCTTTCTATGATTGCAAAGCAAAGAGGGGAGCTGATACTGGAAAGTTTGTCCCATATGTAAGTCATTGCGAAGATATGAGCTGGGGGCTTAAGCTAGTCGATCAGAGTGAGTGGTAG
- the LOC4330826 gene encoding galactoside 2-alpha-L-fucosyltransferase, whose product MQVQQRKPKACAESAAAARGADQQQCDGRPLEAGEESLERSVPRKRKPAAAVAAAEKRWSSVAYVVLAAFVMATVFAVLGGRRPAVWIAATKALRRGSDDKSIPLARSAADKLLGGLLPEGFDEKSCRSRYESYLYRRNPGRRPSPHLVARLRMHEELQRRCGPNTESYNRAVQRLRDGGAAEADAHSPDDEQCKYVVSISYRGLGNRILAAASAFLYAVLTGRVLLVDPSNEMDELFCEPFPGTTWLLPRDFPLASSYANFSADTAESYGNMLKNKVLGTDGSTDGDMPAAQMPAFAYLHLDHDYGDGDKMFFCDDDQRLLSNIQWLVMRTDTYIVPSLFLVTTFQDELDALFPERDAVFHHLGRYLFHPANHVWGLVARYYRAYLATARQLVGVQVRVFDHRQAKSPHVVLEQITSCAWKEKLLPEVLDAVEDAAMPTPPTTPHGGSNNSKAVLITSLRPWFYERVKAMYWERATATGEDVSVHQPSHEEYQHFGEKSHDGKAWAEMYLLSLCDVLVTSGWSTFGYVAQGLGGLRPWVMYKPVNITAVPDPPCGRDVSMEPCFHSPPFYDCKTKRGVDTGTILPHVRHCDDVSWGLKLVDPNGSPN is encoded by the exons ATGCAGGTGCAGCAACGCAAGCCCAAGGCTTGCGCCgagagcgccgcggcggcgcgaggagcggATCAGCAGCAGTGCGACGGCAGGCCGCTGGAGGCGGGCGAGGAGTCCCTGGAGCGCTCCGTGCCGCGGAAGAGGAAGCCAGCTGCGGCGGTGGCTGCTGCCGAGAAGCGATGGAGCTCCGTGGCCTACGTCGTGCTCGCCGCCTTTGTCATGGCGACGGTCTTCGCCGTTCTTGGCGGGCGGCGCCCCGCCGTCTGGATCGCCGCCACCAAGGCCCTGCGTCGAG GTTCCGACGATAAATCGATTCCATTGGCACGAAGCGCCGCTGACAAACTCCTCGGCGGCCTCTTGCCCGAAGGATTCGACGAGAAATCATGTCGCAGCAGGTACGAGTCATACCTGTACCGCCGGAACCCGGGCCGACGACCATCTCCGCACCTCGTGGCGCGGCTGCGGATGCACGAGGAGCTCCAGAGACGGTGCGGCCCCAACACGGAGTCGTACAACCGCGCCGTGCAACGGCTgagggacggcggcgccgccgaggccgacgcGCACTCGCCGGACGACGAGCAGTGCAAGTACGTGGTCTCCATCTCGTACCGCGGCCTCGGGAaccgcatcctcgccgccgcgtcggccttCCTCTACGCGGTGCTCACCGgccgcgtcctcctcgtcgacccgagcaaCGAGATGGACGAGCTCTTCTGCGAGCCGTTCCCCGGCACGACGTGGCTGCTCCCACGCGACTTCCCGCTGGCGTCGAGCTACGCGAACTTCAGCGCCGACACCGCCGAGAGCTACGGCAACATGCTGAAGAACAAGGTGCTCGGGACGGACGGGAGTACTGACGGTGACATGCCCGCGGCGCAGATGCCGGCGTTCGCGTACCTCCACCTGGACCACgactacggcgacggcgacaagaTGTTCTTCTGCGACGACGACCAGCGGCTGCTGTCGAACATCCAGTGGCTGGTGATGAGGACGGACACCTACATCGTGCCGTCGCTGTTCCTGGTCACCACGTTCCAGGACGAGCTCGACGCGCTCTTCCCGGAGCGCGACGCCGTGTTCCACCACCTCGGCCGGTACCTGTTCCACCCGGCCAACCATGTCTGGGGCCTCGTCGCGCGGTACTACCGCGCGTACctcgcgacggcgcggcagctgGTCGGCGTCCAGGTGCGCGTCTTCGACCACCGGCAGGCGAAGTCGCCGCACGTCGTCCTCGAGCAGATCACGTCGTGCGCGTGGAAGGAGAAGCTGCTCCCGGAGGTACTCGACGCGGTGGAGGACGCGGCCATGCCCACGCCACCGACGACGCCGCACGGCGGGAGCAACAACTCCAAGGCCGTCCTGATCACCTCTCTCCGGCCGTGGTTCTACGAGCGCGTCAAGGCTATGTACTGGGAGcgcgcgacggcgaccggcgaggaCGTGAGCGTGCACCAGCCGAGCCACGAGGAGTACCAGCACTTCGGCGAGAAGTCGCACGACGGCAAGGCGTGGGCGGAGATGTACCTCCTGAGCCTGTGCGACGTGCTGGTGACCAGCGGCTGGTCGACGTTCGGGTACGTGGCGCAGGGGCTCGGCGGGCTGAGGCCGTGGGTGATGTACAAGCCGGTGAACATCACGGCGGTGCCGGACCCGCCGTGCGGACGGGACGTGTCCATGGAGCCGTGCTTCCACTCGCCGCCGTTCTACGACTGCAAGACGAAGCGCGGAGTGGACACCGGGACAATACTGCCCCACGTTCGGCACTGCGACGACGTGAGCTGGGGATTGAAGCTTGTTGATCCGAATGGAAGTCCGAACTAG
- the LOC4330828 gene encoding photosystem I chlorophyll a/b-binding protein 5, chloroplastic yields the protein MASLGANSHGRVLHTCTLSPKPVTALSRSMAAIPGHHVFQSPRARIAVRASTERATWLPGLDPPPHLDGTLPGDFGFDPLGLGEEPANLKWYVQAELVHCRFAMAGVAGILATDLIRVSGINNLPVWFEAGATKFDFANTTALFFVQLLLMGFAETKRYMDFINPGSQAEEGTFLGIEAALAGSQPGYPGGPLFNPLGLAKDIENADEAKLKEIKNGRLAMVAMLGFIVQASVTHVGPIDNLLTHLSDPFNKNIIHTLSSS from the exons ATGGCGTCGTTAGGAGCTAACAGCCATGGCCGAGTCCTGCACACCTGCACACTCTCCCCAAAGCCGGTTACAGCTTTGAGCAGAAGCATGGCGGCCATTCCTGGACACCATGTTTTTCAGTCTCCACGAGCTCGGATTGCAGTGCGAGCTAGCACCGAGCGTGCGACCTGGCTGCCTGGGCTCGATCCACCTCCTCACCTCGACGGCAC ATTACCTGGCGATTTCGGATTTGATCCCCTGGGTCTCGGGGAGGAACCGGCAAACTTGAAATGGTATGTTCAAGCCGAACTTGTGCACTGCCGGTTTGCGATGGCAGGGGTTGCTGGCATCCTTGCGACTGAT TTGATACGTGTATCAGGAATCAACAACCTGCCAGTGTGGTTTGAAGCAGGTGCAACAAAATTCGACTTCGCTAACACCACGGCACTCTTCTTTGTCCAGCTTCTCTTGATGGG ATTTGCTGAAACCAAGAGGTACATGGACTTTATCAATCCAGGATCACAAGCAGAGGAAGGAACATTCCTTGGTATCGAGGCTGCACTTGCAGGTTCACAGCCAGG CTACCCTGGGGGTCCACTGTTTAATCCACTAGGACTGGCCAAGGATATAGAGAATGCAGATGAAGCGAAACTGAAAGAAATCAAGAATG GGAGGTTGGCTATGGTTGCTATGCTTGGGTTTATTGTGCAAGCATCTGTGACTCATGTTGGACCAATCGACAATCTTTTGACACATCTTTCAGACCCGTTCAACAAAAATATCATCCACACCCTCTCCTCTTCTTGA